A region of Halalkaliarchaeum desulfuricum DNA encodes the following proteins:
- a CDS encoding AI-2E family transporter, whose protein sequence is MDTDDRDPSWFTEEQAIVVFTLGIIILAVLVIMPYLQYILFGVIFAYLLSPIHRRLVNHIRRDLSALVLTIMTVIGVAIPLVYLIGRLAQEAFAVVQAIQNAELGVTEIEVRLLEMGIELDIHAVVRANREMIESAAEMLAVQISQAIQNLPNIFIGLTITVFVLFVMLRDGDRLVTWVRATVPIRNEIQSELHQKVNRLMWASIIGNGGAGLIQTFALGVAFWFLGFNNLVLLMVLTFVLALLPLVGAFAVWLPLVGYLFVVGRPTAAAMLFVFGSLVSVSDFYTRPIIIGHSGALNSAVIVVGVFGGLVIFGPIGLLIGPVILGGSKIAIETLVRARDEDLTAAG, encoded by the coding sequence ATGGATACAGACGATCGTGACCCTTCCTGGTTCACGGAAGAACAAGCGATCGTAGTGTTCACCCTCGGAATTATCATTCTCGCTGTCCTCGTCATCATGCCGTATCTACAATATATCCTGTTCGGTGTTATTTTCGCGTATCTCCTTTCACCAATCCACCGACGGCTGGTGAATCACATTCGGCGTGATCTTTCTGCACTCGTGTTGACTATCATGACTGTAATCGGCGTCGCAATACCACTCGTATATCTCATTGGCCGGTTGGCACAAGAAGCGTTCGCGGTAGTACAAGCAATTCAGAACGCCGAGCTGGGAGTCACCGAAATCGAAGTGAGACTGCTGGAAATGGGCATCGAACTCGATATCCATGCCGTCGTTCGGGCCAATCGTGAGATGATCGAAAGTGCGGCCGAGATGCTTGCCGTACAAATCAGTCAAGCCATTCAGAACCTTCCCAATATCTTCATCGGCCTAACCATCACCGTGTTCGTTCTGTTCGTGATGCTTCGTGATGGCGATCGACTCGTGACCTGGGTTCGGGCAACCGTACCGATACGCAATGAGATCCAGAGCGAATTACATCAAAAAGTAAACCGACTCATGTGGGCATCGATCATCGGGAACGGTGGAGCTGGCCTCATCCAGACATTCGCGCTTGGCGTCGCCTTCTGGTTCCTTGGTTTTAACAACCTGGTGTTACTCATGGTGTTAACGTTCGTTCTCGCTTTGTTGCCGCTCGTCGGCGCGTTTGCGGTCTGGCTCCCCCTCGTGGGCTATCTTTTCGTGGTCGGTAGACCGACTGCGGCGGCGATGTTGTTCGTGTTTGGTAGTCTCGTTAGCGTGTCTGATTTTTATACACGGCCGATCATCATTGGGCATAGCGGTGCATTGAATTCAGCGGTCATCGTCGTGGGAGTGTTCGGCGGACTGGTGATATTTGGCCCGATCGGATTGCTCATCGGTCCGGTCATTCTCGGTGGGTCTAAGATAGCCATCGAGACTCTTGTCCGTGCCCGTGACGAGGATCTCACCGCCGCCGGGTAG